The DNA region CATCAAGGAGATGACTGCTTCCGGCGAACTTGAAAAACTGCAGAAACAATACGCTGAAGACATTCTAAACAAGTAGAATGATACAAAAGGGAGGCATTATGGCTAAGCAGCCTGATGCCTCCCTTTTTTACATCCGAAAATCAATCACGCATCATCTTTAATAATTTAATGGAATTATAAGCCTGCACTTCCAAATCTGAAAAATATCAGATAGCCCCGATGCGCGGCCAGGAACAGCGCCGTCCCGTTCCCGGTTGAGAGATTGCACAAGCCGTGACTCACGACACCCGAACCGAGCAGAGCTTCTCACATGAATATCGACTTTTCACACGCCTTTCTCACCACCATGTTCGGCTGGCTCCTTGGCGGTTTCGTCAACGGCATCGTCGGCTTCGGCGCGGCCCTGGTGGCCATGCCCATCGTGGCGGCGGGACTCGACATGCAGCTGGCCGTCTCCACCTGCGGGCTGGTGGTCCTCTCGCTCAATGTCCAGATGGCCTGGAATTACCGGCAGCACCTTGATTCCTGCGGCATACGCGCCATGATTCTGGGCGGACTGCCCGGAGCCGTCAGCGGCGTGCTGATACTTAAAAATGTCCCGGAATCCGGGTTGAAACTCGGACTTGGAGCCCTGCTCGTGGCCTATTCGATCTGGGGCCTGAGCGGCACGCAAGTGAACAAACGGAAACTAGCCGCGCCTTGGGGCATGCTGGCCGGATTCCTCTCCACCGGACTTGGCACGGCCTTCGGATTCAACGGCCCGCCTCTGGCCGTATACCTGTCCCTGCGCGGCGGCACGCAGCAGCAGATCAAGGCCGCCCTTGGCGCATTCTTCATCGTCAGCGGCCTCTTCATCGTCGCGGCCCACGCCCTGGCCGGGCTGTACAGCGCGCAGTCATTGACGCTCCTCGCGGTGGCCCTGCCTTCGGTATCCCTCGGCGCGTGGGCGGGGATGCGCGTTTCCGGACGGATGCGGGATCTAATTTTTCAGCGGATCCTTTTCCTGATGATCCTCATCATGGGGTTGAACATGGCCGTAAAGGCGCTTGGCGCATAATTCACGCGGGCCTGCCCTGCCGTGTCCATGCCCTGCCGTATCCTGAAAGGGACACTGGCTAGCCGAAATAAACTTGGATAGATGCCGGCCATGAACACGAAACCTGATCTCTTCCCCGCCCCGCCCTGCTCCGCCGCCGACCTGCCCATCGATGCCGAAGGGCGCATCTATCATCTTCAGATCACGCCCGAGCAGCTCGCGCCGGATATCCTGCTGGTCGGCGACCCTGGTCGGGCCGAATTCATCGCCCGGACCTTTCTGCATGACCTGGAGGTCGAACGGGAGCACCGGGGTCTGGTCACGGCCACGGGCACGTCCTGCGCGACCGGGGGCCGGACCACGATCATTTCACCCTTGCGAGCCACCGTGGCGACTTCGGGCATGGGCACCCCATCCCTTGAGATCGTGCTCAACGAACTGGTGGCGCTCTGCGAGATCGACTTCGCCACGCGCACGCCAAAGCCGCTCTTCCCCAGGCTGCACATCATCCGGGTCGGAACTTCCGGAGGCCTACAGGCGTCGACGCGGCTCGGCACATCCATCATCACCGCCTACGCCTTAGGCATGGACAACACCGGGCTGTTCTACGAAACGCCCTGCCCGGACCAGACCTGCGCGCGCCTGGAACAGGAACTGGCGCAAGTGGTCGAGAAGGCGGCCAGGCCGGACTCACGGTTCCGGGGAAAAATCCACCCCTATGTCTCCCGCGCGGAACCGGCAGTGGTCCGGGCGCTGACGCAAGCCGCACAGGAACTTGGGGTTGCAGCCAGAACAGGCCTCACGGTCTCAAGCAGCGGTTTTTTCGCGCCCCAGGGCCGAGACATCTCACGGCTTCGACCAAGCACGCCGGAGCTGGACAGGATTTTCAGCGAATTCGATCCCGGTCTGGACGGACTGCGGATCGAGAACATGGAGATGGAAGCGAGCTTTCTGCTGCACTTTCTCGGCGGGCTGGGGCACTGGGGAGGGGCAATCTGCCCGGTCATCGCAAACAGGCGCGACAATACCTTCGATCACGATTACCTGACCGCCATCGAAGGCGCGACAAAGACAGCGCTATTGGCCCTGGCCGCGCTTTCAACGCGTCGGGATTCAGCATTGCGGGACTAGAATGACGGAGTGGATCCCGGCCTGCGCGGGGATGACTTGCGGGCAGGCTTAGAGCGCGAATCAAGAGCAGTCCATGCCTGAAGTTGGCTCAAAACGAGCCGGAACACTACGAACACCCTGTTAAGGTACAGCGCAAACAAAAGTCGTCATCCTCTTGAAGAAGGGGATCTATGCTTTTTTAAGCGTCTGAAAAGAAAGGATTATCCTGATGGATAAATGATGTCTGAGGGGCTTTCGCGACTTTTGGAGCGGCCCCGGCTACGGCTCGGGCGAACAGGCCGTGATCGACCTCACACCCGCGTCGACGCAGATTCTGAGGATGTCCTGCAAGGCGGCATCCTCCCGCTTGGGGGAGGGAAAAAGGGCCAGGATGTCCTGCTCCCGCAGCGCCTGGGCTTCCTCCACGGTCTTTTGCAGCACCTCGTCGCAATAGGCCGAGGCGCAGACAAGGCCGTCGCCGGGGATGTTGGTCAGAAAACCCACATCAATGATTCTGCCGTCGCGCACGGCCACGAAAATCTCCACGAACCGACCACTATCCTCCCAGCGCCCGGCCTGACAGGCCCAGCCGGGCATTCCCAGATGCGGAGGATCGAAGGCGCGCAGTTCAAGATCTTCAAGGCTCAAGCTCATCGTCGGTGCTCGGATTGTTTGCGGTTCACGAAGTCAAAGTTGTCCGGCAGCGATCGGCTCGGTCTGCGTTTCCTTCCGCCCAGCATGAACAGCGACAACGCCAATCCCAGAAAGCCTGCCAGCAAAAACAGTGTGCCAATTTCTTCCATGATTATCCCTGATTTGTAGCCTGCCCGGCGGGCCTGACGCAACCTTGTCGGATTTCTCCGACATGATCACATGCCAGCCGGACCATGTTCGAGCATGAAGCGAATGAGCCCGGAGGTGGTGCCGATGTCAAGTTTGCGCATGGCCCGGGTACGATAGGTGCTGGCGGTCTTGACGCTGACGCCCATGGCCTGGGCGATGGCGGTCATGGTTTCGCCTTGTGCGAGCCTGCGCGCCACGTCGCGTTCCTGACGGGACAGGGTGTCCATGATCGTTGTCGGCCTGCGCGAGTCAAGCAGCGAGGGGTTGACGTAGATGCCCCCGTCCAGGATGGCGGTCATGGCCTCTTCGAGCTCTTCGGGGGCGGAATTCTTGCTCAGATAGCCACGCGCGCCCATGCTCAGGCACCTTTGGGCGTATTCAATCTCATGGTGCATGCTGAGCATGATAACCGGCAATCCGGGATCATGCTCCCGCGCGAACTCCAAAAAATCGAGACCGCTTCCGTCGGGCAGTGAAATGTCCAGAATGACGAGATCAAAACGCGTGTCCCCGAGGACCAGCCGCGCCTCATGCAGGGTGCCGGCCTCCGAGAATTCACAGTCCGGAAAACGGTCGATGATGATGTTCATGGTGCCGCGCCGCACCACCGCATGGTCGTCCACTATGAGCAATCGCATGAGCCACTCTCCCCGGTCAGGGGCACCCTGACCAAAATTTCCGTTCCGCCCTTGGGCAGCCTCGTGATGGCAAGACAGCCGCCCACCAGCCGGACCCGTTCACGCATCCCCAGCAGCCCCAGCGAACTGGACGAATCGGCCTGCTCCGGTGTTATGCCCCGTCCATTGTCGGTCACCAGCATCTCGAACTTACCATCCATGGTTTGCACGCTCACATGCAGTCGGCTGCAACCCGAATGCCGCGCGGCATTGGTCAGGCACTCCTGCAGCACCCGATACATGGCCGTGGCCAGATCGCCAGGCAGGTCGGGGAGATGGCCGAGCTGCTGGTCCACGCGAAGTCCGGAGGCCTGCGCGAAGGTCCGGATCTGCCAGGCCACGGCTTCGACGAAACCCAGCTCGTCGAGCATGGGCGGACGCAGTTCCCGTGAAATGCGGCGCACCGTTTCGAGGGTCCCGGCCACCAGGGCGCGCAACTCCGCGAGCTGGGCGAGCCGCCCGTCGTCCGGGTCATGAAAGGAGCGTTCAAGGCGGTGCAGGCCCATGTTCATGGCGGTCAGGTCCTGCCCGAGAATATCGTGGATCTCGCGCGAAATGTGCGCCCGCTCCTTTTCGATGCGGTCCTGCAGGTATCCGGAGAGAGCCCGGTATCTCTCGCGGGAAAGCTCCAGCTCGGCGGTGCGCTCGCGCACCCGCTCCGCAAGGTTCTGTCTGGCCTGGTCCAGGCTGATGCGGGTCTGCACCCGCTCCGTCACGTCCCGCAAGGACAGGCGCCAGCCCTGGAAACGGCCACGCGGATCAAAGACCCGGGTCGTTTCCTGGGACAGCCAGATCCGGGTCCCATCCCGGCGGCAAATGCGAAAATCCATGGCCGGAATATCCTGTGCATGACCGGTATCCATGGCCTGTCGCCATTTCGCAAAATCATCGGCGTCGATGATCCGCGAAAAAAAATCCGCATCGCGCAGCGCGTCCAGGGCCGGATAACCCGTCACCCGCAGACACGACGGAGAAACATAGCGCAACGAACCGCCAGCCTCCATCCAGATCTCCAGATCATAGGTAAAATCGGCCACCGTGCGATACATATGCAGCAGCGCTCGTTGGCGGGACCTGAGGCGCGGAATCAGAAGGCGGGATTTCATGAGGATCGTATGGATCAGAAGCGACCGGGAAGCAAGCCCGGCAG from Desulfomicrobium apsheronum includes:
- a CDS encoding nucleoside phosphorylase; this translates as MNTKPDLFPAPPCSAADLPIDAEGRIYHLQITPEQLAPDILLVGDPGRAEFIARTFLHDLEVEREHRGLVTATGTSCATGGRTTIISPLRATVATSGMGTPSLEIVLNELVALCEIDFATRTPKPLFPRLHIIRVGTSGGLQASTRLGTSIITAYALGMDNTGLFYETPCPDQTCARLEQELAQVVEKAARPDSRFRGKIHPYVSRAEPAVVRALTQAAQELGVAARTGLTVSSSGFFAPQGRDISRLRPSTPELDRIFSEFDPGLDGLRIENMEMEASFLLHFLGGLGHWGGAICPVIANRRDNTFDHDYLTAIEGATKTALLALAALSTRRDSALRD
- a CDS encoding PAS domain-containing sensor histidine kinase, with protein sequence MTDRPGPVRFCRRDTEAAGLASRSLLIHTILMKSRLLIPRLRSRQRALLHMYRTVADFTYDLEIWMEAGGSLRYVSPSCLRVTGYPALDALRDADFFSRIIDADDFAKWRQAMDTGHAQDIPAMDFRICRRDGTRIWLSQETTRVFDPRGRFQGWRLSLRDVTERVQTRISLDQARQNLAERVRERTAELELSRERYRALSGYLQDRIEKERAHISREIHDILGQDLTAMNMGLHRLERSFHDPDDGRLAQLAELRALVAGTLETVRRISRELRPPMLDELGFVEAVAWQIRTFAQASGLRVDQQLGHLPDLPGDLATAMYRVLQECLTNAARHSGCSRLHVSVQTMDGKFEMLVTDNGRGITPEQADSSSSLGLLGMRERVRLVGGCLAITRLPKGGTEILVRVPLTGESGSCDCS
- a CDS encoding response regulator transcription factor, with the translated sequence MRLLIVDDHAVVRRGTMNIIIDRFPDCEFSEAGTLHEARLVLGDTRFDLVILDISLPDGSGLDFLEFAREHDPGLPVIMLSMHHEIEYAQRCLSMGARGYLSKNSAPEELEEAMTAILDGGIYVNPSLLDSRRPTTIMDTLSRQERDVARRLAQGETMTAIAQAMGVSVKTASTYRTRAMRKLDIGTTSGLIRFMLEHGPAGM
- a CDS encoding sulfite exporter TauE/SafE family protein, producing the protein MNIDFSHAFLTTMFGWLLGGFVNGIVGFGAALVAMPIVAAGLDMQLAVSTCGLVVLSLNVQMAWNYRQHLDSCGIRAMILGGLPGAVSGVLILKNVPESGLKLGLGALLVAYSIWGLSGTQVNKRKLAAPWGMLAGFLSTGLGTAFGFNGPPLAVYLSLRGGTQQQIKAALGAFFIVSGLFIVAAHALAGLYSAQSLTLLAVALPSVSLGAWAGMRVSGRMRDLIFQRILFLMILIMGLNMAVKALGA